The genome window GATCCTTCAGCAGCGGTTCGATCGGCCCAAGCCCGGTCATTTCGTCGAGAAGATCGTCGACGAAGGCTTCCATCTCGTCGGTGTTCAGTGCCAGGCGCTCGGCCATCACGTAGCGCGAGACGAAGCCGTGGATTTCCTTGCGCAGCGCTTCGCCGGGCAGCTTTTCGAGCGCGGCGAGGTTCAACTCCTCGATCAGCTTGCGGTGCAGGTTGACCTTGGCGTTGAGGAAGCGGTCGCTGGCGAGCGGCGACCCGGCGGGGGTCGGCTCGGCGGTGCGGTTGGCCGCGCTCAAAGAGATGCCGGCGAGACGTTCGCCCGGGTCCGCAGGTTCCACCGGGGTCGGCGCAGCCGGCGCTTCGGCGATGGCCTGTGGGACCACCGAAAGCGGCGGCTCGCTCCCTGCCGGCTCGCTCGGGAGGTCGTCGGCGAATTGGCGGCGGCTGAAACGTCCAAGCATGTTCAGTCTCCTCGATTCCGTCGCGGTAGTGCGGTCTGAGGCGGCGGCCTCAGGCAGGGCGTGCGCGGGCAAACAGGTTGCGCCCGAAAGACAAGAGCGGCTTGCGGCTCGTGGCGCCGGCCGTAGCGGCCTTGTCCTCGGGCAGGATGATGCGGCCGAGATCGCTTGCGACGTTGCTTTCGGGGGCGACTTCGTTGAGCGGCACGCCGCGATCGATCGCTTCGCGCACCAGCCGGTAGTTGTTGCTGATGGTGCCGGCGAAGGTGGCGCCGAGCGTCTCTTCCAGATCGCTGCGGCGCAGGCCGTTTTCGAACATGCGCTGCTCGAAGCGGTTGACGACCACTTCCGGACGCGCCCGTTCGCCGAGCCGCTCGCGGATGACGCGGATCAGCCGCTGGGTGTGGCGCAGGCCCGGCACGGTCGTCTCGCAGACGATGAACAGCCGGTTGGAGCCAACCAGCACGCTGTCGGTCCAGGAAAACCAGGTGCGCGGCGTGTCGATGACCACGATATCGAAATAGGCAGACGCCAGATCGAGCAGGCGGGTGACGACCTCAGGGTCGAAGGAGCGCATCTCGGCCGGCCGGTTCGGCGCGGCGATCACGGCGACGCCGGACTCGTGACGCGACAGCATGACTTCGAGCAACTGACGGTCGAGGCGTTCCGGGCGCGGCTCCACCTCGGTCAGATCGAGACGCGGTTCGAGGTCGAGGTAGTCGGCGATGGCGCCATGCTGGAAGTCGAGGTCGACGATGCAGGTTTCCGGCCGGCGGCCGGAGGGGGTCGGCCGGGCGTGCAGCATGAAGGCGGTCTGGATCGCCAGCGTTGAGACGCCGACGCCGCCCGCCGAGGGCAGGAAGGTGTAGATTTCCGCCTCGCCCGTGTCGGCGTTTGTATGATCGACGAAGGCGCGCTTGCAGGTGCGCAGCAGGTCGGAGGCCTTCACCGGTTTGACCAGGAAGTCGCGGATGCGGAGCTGGAGCAGGGTGCGCGCGGCTTCCTGGTCGAACTGCTGGGTGACGGCGATGATCGGCACATGGTCGGCGGCGCGCTGAGCGAGCCGGCGCAAGGCGTCGAGGCTTTCGGTATTCGCCGCATCGATATCGACGATGATGGCGGAAAACAGGTTCGCCTCGAGCTGGGCCTCGACCCGTTCGAGCGGCGCTTCGATGGTCGCCAGCCGGATCTCCGGGTCGGCGGAGAAGGTGGCGTTGGCCGAGCGCAGGAAGGCGGTGTCCATCGAGGTCAGGAACACCGTGTGATGAGCAGTGGATTTGGCAGCGGTAATGGGCATGGGCGTCTTATTTCGTTGTTGAGCTGGCGGACGGGTTGCCGGTCGTGCCGCTGGAGCCGACGCCGCCGGAACCGGCGCCCCGCCCGTCGGCGGGCGGATTGCGGTAGGTTTCGAGCGCCTTCATCGCGCGCTGGCCATCGGCGTCGATCTGTCGGTCGGCGGCTGCCGCCGGCCAGGGATCGTTCATCTGGATGGCGGCATTGGCGGCCTGCGCGTCTCCGCCATGCATGCTGATGGTGGTGCTGCGGGTCAGGTATTCGGCGCAGCCGGAAAGGGCGGCGCAGACAAGGCCGAGGGCCGCGGCGCGAAGGAGCGGTGAACGAAGCGGCTGCATGGTCAGTTCCTCGCCAGATCGATGATGTGGCCGACCGGAAGACGTTTGCCGTCGACGGTGATCGAGGTGCGGGCGGTGGAGGCCTTTACCTCATCCTTGCCGAACAGGAAGAGGTCGACGTCGTTGGCCGGATGGGTGGCGTCGTGCGGCGTGCGCAGCCGGTCGCCGGGGCTGGTCGGTTCGACCAGATGCGGGGTGATGATGATCGCAAGGTCGGTCTCGGACTTGCGGTAGGCGCTGCTCTTGAACAGCGTGCCGAGTACCGGCACGTCGCCGAGCCAGGGAAGCTGGTCGCGCGAGGTGGTGGCGCTCGCCTGCAGCAGGCCGGCGATGACGAAGCTCTGGCCGTCGCGCAGTTCCACGGTCGTGCTGGCGCGGCGCATGATCAGGCTCGGGATCTCGACGTCGCCGATCTTGACCGAGGTGGTCGGGTCGAGCTGGCTGACTTCGGGTTCGATCTTCAGGTTGATCAGGCTGTCCGACAGCACGGTCGGGGTGAAGTCGAGGCCGATGCCGAAGCGTTTGAACTCGATCGAGATCTGATTGTCGTTGGCCTGGACCGGGAACGGAAACTCGCCGCCGGCGAGAAAGCTCGCCTTTTCGCCGGACATGGCGACCAGATTCGGTTCGGCGAGGCGGCGGGCGACGCCCTTGCGCTCAAGCGCCTGGATCAGCGAGTCGACGGTCACACCGCGGTCGATGACGCGGCCAAGCACCGCGCCGAACGGGGTCGCGCCGCTGGCAAGGCCGGTGATGCCGGTGACGCCGGCGATATTGTTGCCGGCCACTTCCCAACCGATGCCGAGCTCCTTGTTGGCCGAGCGTGAGGCTTCAAGGAAGCGGACTTCCAGCATGACCTGCTGCGAGCGGTTGATGGAGACCTGATTGAGGACCTCCTTGCCGTACTGGTTGGCGATGGTCATAGCCTTGTCGAGGGTCGGCGTGTCGGGGGCCGTTCCCGACAGCACGATGCGGCCATTGATCGAGCTGACTTGGATGTCGGCGCCGGGAACGCGCTTGCGCAGCATGCGTGCCAGGGTCTGGGTGTCGTAGGCCACCTCGACCTCGATGATGCCGACGAGAGCCTTCTTGGCGTCATAGACGGTGACGCTGGTGGTGCCGATGCCCTTGCCGAGCACATAGAGCGAGCGGTCGGTCAAAGGGGCGACCTCGGCGATCGCCGGATCGCCGACGACGATATCGACGAAGCTCAGATCGGTTCGGATGGTGCGCGACTTGCCCTTGGCGAGCCGCAGCGACAGCGGATCTCCGGATGCGGTCAGGAGCGGCGTGTCGGCCCGTGCGGGCACCGGGCCGAGCGGCAGGGCGGCGGTGAGGATCGCGGCGGCAAGCGCAAGGCACAGCCATTTCAGGGCCGAGGCAGGGTGGAGCGCCTGTGTCGGGTGGGACTTTGCGGGAGCGAGGGGCATGGCGGCTGTCTTCTTTATTGGAGCGCGGGGGACGGCCGGGGTCGGCGTTATTCGACCGGAACCTGGAATTCCTTGCGGCCTTCGGCGCCGGTGACAAACACCGTGGCGAGGCGGGATCCGGTCCCGACCGGGGCGTCTTCGGCGCCTTCGTCGGAAACCTGGATCGGGGCGGCCGCGGACGACAGGTCGGCAAGGGTTGCGGTGCGAACGGGGGCCTGCTTGCCTTCGCCTTCGGGGCGCAGCAGCAGCGACAGCGAACCGATCGTGCCGGCAAGCGCGGTCTTCTGGGCTTCGAACGGGTCGACCTCAAGCGTCACGGCCTTGACCAGCGCGGTGCCGGTGGAGCGTTCGTCGGCCAACTGGTCGACGGCCAGCACGCGCTTGCTTTGCAGGATGACGTCGGCGGCGGCGGCGCCGGTGCGGTCCTGGCGGGTCAGCAGCACGTCGACCCGGTCGCCGGGCAGCACGAAGCCGGCAACGCCGATGACGTCGTCGACGCGGATGGTGATGGCGCGCTTGAGCTGGTCGATGAGGGCGGACAACGTGGCGCGTTCGCCGGAATTGGTCAGCTTGGGCGCCAGCACCGGCTCGTTCGGCTCGATTGCCGCGAGCACGACACGTTTGCCGCCGGTCATCAGCTCTTCGATGGTGGCGAAGGAGCCCGCCGGCAGGGCGGAGGTCGGCCAGGGGATCTCGCGCAGCGCGTGGGCGGAGAGTTCATTGCCGAAGCGCAGGGGCGTCTTGGCGACAACGATTGTCCGGGTTGTCAGCGGCGCGGTGTCGATCACCATCGATGCGCGTTGGTATTCGGCACGGCTCGACAGCCAGCTGTCGGCGCCGAGCACGGCAAGGGCGCCGGAAACGACGGCAAGGCCGAGCATTATGATTGTGTTCTTTCGCACGAGGCACCTTCGGCGTTAACGGATGGTCTTGGATGCAGCGGCGAGACTGAGCTTGGTTTATTATGAATTCCTTACGAAATTTCAGTGAGATAAGTTTGGGTTAACGGCAATTAACGACGCTTGTTCAAGTTGAGAATGTTAAAATTTTAAACGAATGGACGGGCATCGTGAAAAAGCTTCACGGGAACATCGTTTACGAGCCGTTAGGCAGCAAAACGAAACCGCGCCGCAGGGGTGCGGCGCGGCTGAAAAGGCGCGGTGATTGCCGTTCGATTTCGTTCAGGCCCGAGCCCCGACCGGAACGCCCGCCTGGGCTTCCGCCGGTTCGGTTTCAGCGACCGGCGGCTGCCATTCGCCGGATTTGACCGCCTGGATCTGGTCGTCGATCTCGCGGGTGACATAGCTGGCGAAGGGGCCGAGATGGACGTAGAGCGCCATCAGATTGATGGTCGGGACCAGCGCGCGGGGATTGGTGAACAGGATGTAGAGGAGGGTCTGCCAGAAATATGGCGCGAAGCGGGTCTTGCGCAGCGTGATGTTGAAGGCGAGCCTGGCGAAGTGCGACAGGTCCTTCGCTGCCATCGACATGTGCATGTCGCCGTTGCGGCCGCCCATCTTCATCATCCGGCTGGCGCGGCGTACCCGGCGGAAGAAGTTCTCCGGCCGATACACGGTGCTGACCACCTCGCGGTAGTCCGACAGCACATCCTGACGCGGCCGCTTGGTGTGGAAGTTGAGGCCGGCGACGCACTGGTCGGCGGGATCCTCTTCCTCGACGATGTACTGGTCGGGGAACATGCGGCCCTCGCGCT of Hyphomicrobiales bacterium contains these proteins:
- a CDS encoding response regulator receiver protein translates to MPITAAKSTAHHTVFLTSMDTAFLRSANATFSADPEIRLATIEAPLERVEAQLEANLFSAIIVDIDAANTESLDALRRLAQRAADHVPIIAVTQQFDQEAARTLLQLRIRDFLVKPVKASDLLRTCKRAFVDHTNADTGEAEIYTFLPSAGGVGVSTLAIQTAFMLHARPTPSGRRPETCIVDLDFQHGAIADYLDLEPRLDLTEVEPRPERLDRQLLEVMLSRHESGVAVIAAPNRPAEMRSFDPEVVTRLLDLASAYFDIVVIDTPRTWFSWTDSVLVGSNRLFIVCETTVPGLRHTQRLIRVIRERLGERARPEVVVNRFEQRMFENGLRRSDLEETLGATFAGTISNNYRLVREAIDRGVPLNEVAPESNVASDLGRIILPEDKAATAGATSRKPLLSFGRNLFARARPA
- a CDS encoding secretin; the encoded protein is MPLAPAKSHPTQALHPASALKWLCLALAAAILTAALPLGPVPARADTPLLTASGDPLSLRLAKGKSRTIRTDLSFVDIVVGDPAIAEVAPLTDRSLYVLGKGIGTTSVTVYDAKKALVGIIEVEVAYDTQTLARMLRKRVPGADIQVSSINGRIVLSGTAPDTPTLDKAMTIANQYGKEVLNQVSINRSQQVMLEVRFLEASRSANKELGIGWEVAGNNIAGVTGITGLASGATPFGAVLGRVIDRGVTVDSLIQALERKGVARRLAEPNLVAMSGEKASFLAGGEFPFPVQANDNQISIEFKRFGIGLDFTPTVLSDSLINLKIEPEVSQLDPTTSVKIGDVEIPSLIMRRASTTVELRDGQSFVIAGLLQASATTSRDQLPWLGDVPVLGTLFKSSAYRKSETDLAIIITPHLVEPTSPGDRLRTPHDATHPANDVDLFLFGKDEVKASTARTSITVDGKRLPVGHIIDLARN
- the cpaB gene encoding Flp pilus assembly protein CpaB, encoding MLGLAVVSGALAVLGADSWLSSRAEYQRASMVIDTAPLTTRTIVVAKTPLRFGNELSAHALREIPWPTSALPAGSFATIEELMTGGKRVVLAAIEPNEPVLAPKLTNSGERATLSALIDQLKRAITIRVDDVIGVAGFVLPGDRVDVLLTRQDRTGAAAADVILQSKRVLAVDQLADERSTGTALVKAVTLEVDPFEAQKTALAGTIGSLSLLLRPEGEGKQAPVRTATLADLSSAAAPIQVSDEGAEDAPVGTGSRLATVFVTGAEGRKEFQVPVE